In one Bacillus thuringiensis genomic region, the following are encoded:
- the map gene encoding type I methionyl aminopeptidase, with translation MIICKTPREIEIMREAGRIVALTHQELKQHITPGITTKELDQIAEKTIQKYGATPSFKGYNGFPGSICASVNEELVHGIPGKRKLKEGDIISIDIGAKYNGYHGDSAWTYPVGNISESVQKLLDVTEKSLYLGLEQVKPGERLSNISHAVQTHAEENGFSIVREYVGHGIGQDLHEDPQIPHYGPPNRGPRLKPGMVICVEPMVNQGRRYVKTLSDDWTVVTVDGKWCAHFEHTIALTEAGYEILTTL, from the coding sequence ATGATAATCTGCAAAACTCCTCGCGAGATAGAAATCATGCGAGAAGCTGGCAGGATCGTTGCTTTGACTCATCAAGAGTTGAAACAACACATTACTCCAGGAATTACAACGAAAGAGCTCGATCAAATAGCGGAAAAGACGATTCAAAAATATGGTGCTACGCCATCTTTTAAAGGATACAACGGATTTCCGGGGAGCATATGTGCTTCTGTAAATGAAGAGCTTGTACACGGAATTCCAGGGAAGCGCAAGCTCAAAGAGGGCGATATCATCAGTATCGATATTGGTGCGAAATACAATGGGTACCATGGAGATTCTGCATGGACGTATCCAGTTGGAAACATTTCTGAATCTGTTCAAAAGCTACTTGATGTCACAGAAAAATCGTTGTATCTTGGTCTAGAACAAGTAAAACCAGGCGAGAGATTATCAAATATCTCACATGCGGTTCAAACCCATGCTGAAGAGAATGGATTCTCGATCGTTAGGGAGTATGTTGGTCACGGAATCGGGCAAGACTTACATGAGGACCCTCAAATCCCGCACTATGGTCCACCAAATAGAGGCCCTAGATTAAAGCCGGGAATGGTCATCTGTGTTGAGCCGATGGTGAATCAAGGAAGACGATATGTAAAAACACTATCTGATGACTGGACAGTGGTAACGGTAGATGGTAAATGGTGTGCCCATTTTGAGCACACGATTGCTCTTACAGAAGCAGGATACGAAATCCTTACCACTTTATAA
- the infA gene encoding translation initiation factor IF-1: MAKDDVIEVEGTVLETLPNAMFKVELENGHVVLAHVSGKIRMNFIRILPGDKVTVELSPYDLNRGRITYRFK, encoded by the coding sequence ATGGCTAAAGATGATGTAATTGAAGTCGAAGGTACCGTTCTTGAAACGTTGCCAAATGCTATGTTCAAAGTAGAATTAGAGAATGGGCATGTCGTATTGGCTCACGTTTCTGGTAAAATCCGTATGAACTTCATTCGTATTTTACCAGGAGACAAAGTTACGGTAGAATTATCTCCGTACGATTTAAATCGTGGTCGTATTACGTACCGTTTTAAATAA
- the rpmJ gene encoding 50S ribosomal protein L36, producing the protein MKVRPSVKPICEKCKVIRRRGKVMVICENPKHKQKQG; encoded by the coding sequence ATGAAAGTAAGACCGTCAGTTAAACCAATCTGCGAAAAATGTAAAGTTATTCGTAGACGTGGAAAAGTAATGGTTATTTGTGAAAACCCTAAACATAAACAAAAACAAGGTTAA
- the rpsM gene encoding 30S ribosomal protein S13, which produces MARIAGVDIPRDKRVVISLTYVFGIGRTTAEKILAEAGISEETRVRDLTEDELGRIRDIIDRIKVEGDLRREVSLNIKRLMEIGSYRGLRHRRGLPVRGQNSKNNARTRKGPRRTVANKKK; this is translated from the coding sequence ATGGCACGTATCGCAGGTGTAGATATTCCTCGAGACAAACGCGTTGTTATTTCTTTAACTTACGTATTCGGCATTGGTCGCACAACTGCTGAAAAAATTCTTGCTGAAGCAGGTATTTCTGAAGAAACACGAGTTCGTGATTTAACGGAAGACGAATTAGGACGTATCCGTGATATCATCGATCGTATTAAAGTTGAGGGAGACCTTCGTCGTGAAGTATCTCTTAACATTAAACGTCTAATGGAGATCGGTTCTTACCGTGGTCTTCGTCACCGTCGTGGCTTACCAGTTCGTGGTCAAAATTCTAAAAACAATGCTCGTACACGTAAAGGTCCACGTCGTACAGTAGCAAATAAAAAGAAATAA
- the rpsK gene encoding 30S ribosomal protein S11 has translation MARKTNTRKKRVKKNIEAGIAHIRSTFNNTIVTLTDTHGNALSWSSAGALGFRGSRKSTPFAAQMAAETAAKAAMEHGLKTLEVTVKGPGAGREAAIRALQAAGLEVTAIRDVTPVPHNGCRPPKRRRV, from the coding sequence ATGGCACGTAAAACAAACACTCGTAAAAAACGTGTGAAAAAGAATATTGAAGCTGGTATAGCTCATATTCGTTCTACTTTCAACAACACAATCGTAACTCTTACAGATACTCACGGTAACGCACTTTCTTGGTCTAGTGCTGGTGCACTTGGTTTCCGTGGATCTCGTAAATCTACTCCATTCGCTGCGCAAATGGCTGCTGAAACTGCTGCTAAAGCTGCAATGGAACACGGTTTAAAAACTTTAGAGGTTACTGTTAAAGGTCCTGGTGCTGGTCGTGAAGCTGCAATTCGTGCTCTTCAAGCTGCAGGTCTAGAAGTAACAGCAATTAGAGATGTTACTCCAGTTCCTCATAATGGATGTCGTCCACCAAAACGTCGTCGTGTGTAA
- a CDS encoding DNA-directed RNA polymerase subunit alpha: MIEIEKPKIETVELNEDAKYGKFVIEPLERGYGTTLGNSLRRILLSSLPGAAVTAIQIDGVLHEFSTVEGVVEDVTTIILNLKKLALKIYSEEEKTLEIDVQGEGIVTAADITHDSDVEILNPDLHIATLAKDAHFRVRLTAKRGRGYTPADANKSEDQPIGVIPIDSIYTPVSRVTYQVEKTRVGQVANYDKLTLDVWTDGSIGPKEAISLGAKILTEHLNIFVGLTDEAQNAEIMVEKEEDQKEKVLEMTIEELDLSVRSYNCLKRAGINTVQELANKTEEDMMKVRNLGRKSLEEVKHKLEELGLGLRKDD, encoded by the coding sequence ATGATTGAAATCGAAAAGCCGAAAATCGAAACGGTTGAACTTAACGAAGATGCTAAATATGGTAAATTCGTAATTGAACCGCTTGAGCGTGGATATGGTACTACGTTGGGTAACTCCTTACGTCGTATTCTTTTATCTTCACTCCCTGGTGCCGCTGTTACTGCTATCCAAATCGATGGCGTATTACATGAATTTTCAACAGTTGAGGGCGTAGTAGAAGACGTTACAACGATCATCTTAAACTTGAAAAAGTTAGCTCTTAAAATCTACTCTGAAGAAGAGAAGACGTTGGAAATTGATGTGCAGGGCGAAGGTATTGTCACAGCTGCTGATATTACTCACGATAGTGATGTAGAAATCTTAAATCCAGATTTACACATTGCAACGTTAGCAAAAGATGCGCATTTCCGCGTGCGTTTAACTGCAAAGCGTGGCCGTGGGTATACGCCAGCTGATGCAAATAAAAGCGAAGATCAACCAATAGGAGTAATTCCTATTGATTCTATTTATACTCCAGTATCACGTGTGACTTACCAAGTGGAAAAGACACGTGTCGGACAAGTGGCTAATTATGATAAGCTTACGCTTGATGTATGGACGGATGGAAGCATCGGGCCAAAAGAAGCTATCTCTTTAGGTGCCAAAATCTTAACTGAGCATTTAAATATCTTTGTTGGTTTAACTGATGAAGCACAAAATGCTGAGATTATGGTTGAGAAGGAAGAAGATCAAAAAGAGAAAGTTCTTGAGATGACTATCGAGGAACTAGATCTTTCTGTTCGTTCTTATAATTGCCTTAAACGTGCAGGAATTAATACTGTACAAGAGCTTGCGAACAAAACAGAAGAAGATATGATGAAAGTTCGTAACTTAGGACGTAAATCCTTAGAAGAAGTTAAACATAAACTTGAAGAATTAGGTTTAGGTTTACGTAAAGACGACTGA
- the rplQ gene encoding 50S ribosomal protein L17 → MAYRKLGRTSAQRKAMLRDLATDLIINERIQTTETRAKELRSVVEKMITLGKRGDLHARRQAAAFIRNEVANAETGQDALQKLFADVAPRYAERQGGYTRIAKIGPRRGDAAPMVIIELV, encoded by the coding sequence ATGGCATACAGAAAATTAGGCCGTACAAGTGCGCAACGTAAAGCTATGTTACGTGACTTAGCTACTGATTTAATTATCAACGAGCGCATCCAAACGACAGAAACTCGTGCAAAAGAACTTCGTTCTGTAGTGGAAAAAATGATCACTTTAGGTAAACGCGGAGATCTTCATGCTCGTCGTCAAGCAGCAGCTTTCATTCGCAATGAAGTAGCTAACGCTGAGACTGGTCAAGATGCACTTCAAAAATTATTCGCTGATGTAGCTCCACGCTATGCTGAGCGCCAAGGCGGATACACTCGTATTGCAAAAATTGGTCCACGTCGCGGAGACGCAGCACCAATGGTAATTATCGAGTTAGTATAA
- a CDS encoding energy-coupling factor ABC transporter ATP-binding protein, with protein sequence MKKEKLRTENISFQYPGAATYALKDVSFSLYEGEWVSVIGQNGSGKSTLAKLLNGLFLPEAGTITVNDTMVLSEETVWDVRKQIGMVFQNPDNQFVGTTVQDDVVFGLENIGMPREQMVERLDQALKLVRMEDFLNDEPHSLSGGQKQRVAIAGVLALQPSILILDEATSMLDPQGRREVVETVRQLVNQKGITVLSITHDLEEAAQSDRVIILNKGEILEEGTPEQIFKSSHMLQEIGLDVPFSVKIAELLKRNEILLQNTHLTMESLVNELWRLHSKK encoded by the coding sequence TTGAAAAAAGAGAAACTTCGGACAGAAAATATATCCTTTCAATATCCTGGGGCAGCCACTTATGCATTAAAAGATGTTTCATTTTCCTTATATGAGGGAGAATGGGTATCTGTTATTGGACAAAACGGTTCAGGGAAGTCTACACTTGCAAAATTATTGAATGGTTTGTTTTTGCCAGAAGCAGGAACTATTACAGTAAATGATACAATGGTTTTATCAGAGGAAACGGTATGGGATGTTCGAAAACAAATTGGGATGGTATTTCAAAACCCAGATAATCAATTTGTTGGAACGACAGTGCAAGACGACGTTGTTTTTGGCTTAGAGAATATCGGAATGCCAAGAGAACAGATGGTAGAAAGATTAGATCAGGCTCTCAAACTTGTCCGTATGGAAGATTTTCTTAATGATGAGCCTCATTCGTTATCTGGTGGGCAAAAACAGCGAGTGGCAATAGCAGGCGTTTTAGCACTTCAGCCATCTATTTTAATATTAGATGAAGCAACGTCAATGCTAGACCCCCAAGGGAGACGTGAAGTAGTAGAAACGGTTAGACAACTTGTTAATCAAAAAGGTATTACCGTGTTATCAATTACGCACGATTTAGAAGAAGCGGCACAATCAGACCGTGTCATTATTTTAAATAAGGGAGAGATATTAGAGGAAGGGACTCCAGAACAAATTTTCAAATCCTCTCATATGCTCCAAGAAATTGGATTAGATGTACCATTTTCAGTGAAAATAGCAGAATTATTAAAAAGAAATGAAATTCTCTTGCAAAATACGCATCTTACAATGGAAAGCTTGGTGAACGAACTTTGGAGATTACATTCCAAAAAGTAG
- a CDS encoding energy-coupling factor ABC transporter ATP-binding protein: MEITFQKVEHRYQYKTPFERRALYDVDVSFPSGGYYAIIGHTGSGKSTMIQHLNGLLQPTNGTVQIGEHLISAGKKEKKLKPLRKKVGVVFQFPEHQLFEETVEKDICFGPTNFGVSVDEARQKARKAIELVGLEPELLTRSPFELSGGQMRRVAIAGVLAMEPEVLVLDEPTAGLDPKGQNELMEMFYKLHKEKGLTVILVTHNMEDAAQYAEQIVVMHKGTVFLQGSAEEVFSHADELEKIGVDLPMSLKYKRAIEEKFGISIPKATLSLEDLTHEVVQVLRKGGHESCSS; encoded by the coding sequence TTGGAGATTACATTCCAAAAAGTAGAACATCGTTATCAATATAAAACTCCATTTGAAAGACGCGCACTTTATGATGTAGACGTGTCGTTTCCAAGTGGGGGTTATTATGCCATTATCGGTCATACTGGTTCAGGTAAGTCGACGATGATTCAACATTTAAATGGTTTATTGCAGCCGACAAATGGTACAGTTCAAATTGGTGAACATTTGATTTCGGCAGGAAAGAAAGAAAAAAAGCTAAAGCCACTACGTAAAAAAGTAGGGGTTGTCTTTCAATTCCCAGAACATCAGTTGTTTGAAGAGACTGTGGAGAAAGATATTTGTTTCGGCCCTACTAATTTTGGAGTATCTGTAGACGAAGCAAGGCAAAAGGCTAGAAAGGCAATTGAACTTGTAGGGCTAGAACCGGAACTGTTAACACGTTCTCCGTTCGAATTAAGTGGTGGACAAATGAGACGTGTTGCTATAGCGGGTGTACTGGCGATGGAACCTGAAGTGCTTGTATTAGATGAACCTACAGCAGGACTAGATCCAAAAGGGCAGAACGAACTTATGGAGATGTTTTATAAGCTGCACAAGGAGAAGGGTCTTACAGTTATCCTTGTAACGCATAATATGGAGGATGCTGCTCAGTATGCGGAGCAGATTGTAGTTATGCATAAAGGAACGGTCTTTTTGCAAGGAAGTGCAGAGGAAGTATTTTCACATGCTGATGAACTAGAGAAAATTGGTGTGGATCTTCCTATGTCATTAAAGTATAAACGTGCAATTGAAGAGAAGTTTGGTATTTCAATTCCAAAGGCTACCTTATCTTTAGAGGATCTTACTCATGAAGTTGTGCAGGTGTTACGAAAAGGTGGTCATGAATCATGCAGCAGTTGA
- a CDS encoding energy-coupling factor transporter transmembrane component T family protein has protein sequence MQQLIIGRYIPGNSLIHQLDPRTKLLIVFLYVFVVFLANNAISYGFLFLYALIALFFAKVPIRYVLSGLKPILWIFLFTFFLHIFTNKEGDVLFQLGWFSIYEKGLEQGIYISVRFFVIILMTTLLTLTTTPIEITDGLETLLKPLKRIKVPVHEIALMMSISLRFIPTLMDETSKIMKAQASRGIDFAGGPIKDRMKAIISLLVPLFISAFKRAEDLAIAMEARGYQSGEGRTKFRQLRWKTSDTVTIVSLFCLACILAWVRS, from the coding sequence ATGCAGCAGTTGATTATTGGGAGATATATCCCGGGGAATTCACTTATTCATCAACTTGATCCACGTACGAAGCTGCTGATTGTCTTTTTATATGTATTTGTTGTTTTCTTAGCAAATAATGCGATTTCATATGGATTTTTATTTTTATATGCACTCATTGCTTTATTTTTTGCAAAAGTGCCGATTCGTTATGTACTTTCGGGCTTAAAACCAATTTTATGGATTTTTCTTTTTACATTTTTCCTGCATATTTTTACAAATAAAGAGGGGGATGTACTATTCCAGCTTGGTTGGTTTTCGATATATGAAAAAGGATTAGAGCAAGGGATATACATTTCTGTACGATTCTTCGTTATTATTTTAATGACGACATTATTAACGTTAACGACGACACCTATTGAAATTACAGATGGTTTGGAGACGTTATTAAAGCCGTTGAAGCGTATAAAGGTTCCTGTTCATGAAATCGCATTAATGATGTCAATTTCTCTTCGTTTTATCCCGACATTAATGGATGAAACGAGTAAAATAATGAAAGCACAAGCGTCACGTGGTATTGATTTTGCCGGGGGACCGATAAAAGATAGAATGAAAGCTATTATTTCACTGCTCGTTCCTCTGTTTATCAGTGCTTTTAAGCGTGCAGAGGACTTAGCCATTGCGATGGAAGCTCGTGGATATCAAAGTGGTGAAGGACGTACTAAATTTAGGCAACTACGCTGGAAAACAAGCGATACAGTAACGATTGTCAGTTTATTTTGTTTAGCTTGTATTTTGGCATGGGTGCGATCGTAA
- the truA gene encoding tRNA pseudouridine(38-40) synthase TruA, translating into MDRIKCTVAYDGMHFCGYQIQPNHRTVQQEIEKALQKLHKGELVRVQASGRTDSTVHAKGQVIHFDTPLSLEEWQWSNALNTMLPDDIVIRQVEKKTEEFHARYGVEKKEYRYRVLLSKTADVFRRNYVYQYPYPLEINSIRKAIPYFIGTHDFTSFCSAKTDKKDKVRTIYEIELIEQDDEIIFRFVGNGFLYNMVRIIVGTLLSIGQGKLDPDSIPEILAKQNRQFAGKMAPGHGLYLWEVNYNN; encoded by the coding sequence ATGGATAGAATAAAATGTACGGTTGCATATGATGGCATGCATTTTTGTGGTTATCAAATTCAGCCGAACCATCGTACTGTTCAACAGGAGATAGAAAAAGCATTGCAGAAATTGCATAAGGGAGAACTTGTTCGTGTTCAGGCATCTGGTAGAACAGATTCTACAGTTCATGCAAAAGGACAAGTAATACACTTTGATACCCCTTTGTCTCTTGAAGAGTGGCAATGGAGTAATGCTTTAAACACAATGTTGCCAGATGATATTGTTATAAGGCAAGTAGAGAAAAAAACAGAAGAATTTCATGCACGTTACGGTGTTGAGAAAAAAGAATATCGTTATCGTGTATTATTATCAAAGACTGCGGATGTATTCCGTAGAAATTACGTATATCAATATCCATACCCGCTCGAAATCAACTCTATAAGAAAAGCAATTCCTTATTTTATTGGAACGCATGATTTCACTTCTTTTTGTTCGGCAAAAACTGACAAAAAAGATAAAGTGCGAACAATTTATGAAATCGAGTTAATTGAACAAGATGATGAAATAATTTTTCGTTTTGTAGGTAATGGATTTTTATATAATATGGTCAGAATTATTGTTGGTACGTTACTTAGCATAGGACAAGGAAAGCTTGATCCTGATAGCATTCCAGAGATTTTAGCGAAACAAAATCGTCAGTTTGCTGGAAAGATGGCTCCAGGTCATGGGCTTTACTTATGGGAGGTAAACTATAACAACTAA
- the rplM gene encoding 50S ribosomal protein L13 encodes MRTTFMAKANEVERKWYVVDAEGQTLGRLASEVASILRGKNKPTFTPHVDTGDHVIIINAEKIHLTGNKLNDKIYYRHTNHPGGLKQRTALEMRTNYPVQMLELAIKGMLPKGRLGRQVSKKLNVYAGAEHPHQAQKPEVYELRG; translated from the coding sequence ATGCGTACGACTTTTATGGCAAAAGCTAACGAAGTTGAGCGTAAATGGTATGTGGTTGATGCTGAAGGTCAAACTTTAGGTCGCCTTGCTAGTGAAGTAGCATCCATTTTACGTGGTAAAAACAAACCTACATTTACACCACACGTTGACACGGGTGATCATGTAATTATTATTAACGCTGAGAAAATTCATTTAACAGGTAATAAATTAAACGATAAAATTTACTACCGTCACACTAACCACCCAGGTGGACTTAAGCAAAGAACAGCTCTTGAAATGCGTACAAACTACCCTGTACAAATGTTAGAGCTTGCAATTAAAGGCATGCTTCCAAAAGGACGCTTAGGCCGTCAAGTTTCTAAGAAACTTAACGTGTATGCTGGAGCAGAGCATCCACACCAAGCACAAAAACCAGAAGTTTACGAACTTCGCGGATAA
- the rpsI gene encoding 30S ribosomal protein S9: MAQVQYYGTGRRKSSVARVRLVPGEGRVIINGRDFENYIPFAALREVVKQPLVATETLGNYDVLVNVNGGGYTGQAGAIRHGISRALLKADPEYRLTLKRAGLLTRDARMKERKKYGLKGARRAPQFSKR, from the coding sequence TTGGCACAGGTTCAATACTATGGTACTGGACGTCGTAAGAGTTCAGTAGCGCGCGTACGCCTAGTTCCAGGCGAAGGACGCGTTATCATTAACGGTCGTGATTTTGAAAACTATATCCCATTTGCTGCATTACGTGAAGTAGTGAAACAACCTCTAGTTGCAACAGAAACTTTAGGTAACTACGATGTACTTGTAAACGTAAATGGTGGTGGATACACTGGTCAAGCTGGTGCTATTCGTCACGGTATTTCTCGCGCTTTATTAAAAGCTGATCCAGAATACCGTCTAACACTAAAACGTGCAGGTCTATTAACTCGTGACGCACGTATGAAAGAGCGTAAAAAATACGGTCTTAAAGGCGCACGTCGTGCACCTCAGTTCTCAAAACGTTAA
- a CDS encoding DUF2521 family protein, which translates to MNVIVSLQEKQKEKQLKYERKMLRELSLKTLRSNIRDAFQMQELHRQYEDYCIELGIESYLLGARYSKFGYYGESFFDVKYRALEEEQQLTETLFQFLTSMTMREIKLKDEELLFESCQQFIGLWWQEGYEKGERRYRLKLH; encoded by the coding sequence ATGAATGTCATTGTCAGCTTACAAGAAAAACAAAAAGAAAAGCAGTTAAAATACGAGCGGAAGATGTTGCGGGAATTATCATTAAAAACATTGCGTTCAAATATTCGTGATGCATTTCAAATGCAAGAGCTTCATCGTCAGTATGAAGATTACTGTATTGAATTAGGGATAGAATCTTATTTATTAGGAGCGAGATACAGTAAATTTGGTTATTATGGTGAATCATTTTTTGATGTGAAATATAGAGCTTTAGAAGAAGAACAACAATTAACTGAAACGCTATTTCAATTTTTAACGAGTATGACTATGCGAGAAATAAAGTTGAAAGATGAGGAATTACTTTTTGAATCTTGTCAGCAGTTTATAGGATTGTGGTGGCAAGAAGGGTATGAAAAAGGTGAAAGAAGATATCGATTAAAGCTTCATTAA
- the cwlD gene encoding N-acetylmuramoyl-L-alanine amidase CwlD, with product MKRIRIISFALAAVVLFFLVKQEFQITKSWRAWNLPLSGKVIVLDAGHGGPDGGAVGGKDIIEKDITLEITKKVQDYLQEQGALVILTREGDYDLANKDTKSYSRRKAEDLKKRVEIINKPDVDFFASIHLNALTSSGSKGAQTFYYRSSIENERAAKFIQAELRTSLENTNRSAKTISHVYLLKYSKTPGALIEAGFLSNVNERYMLNSEKYQQKLAAAIYRGILRYFTEKGNPPE from the coding sequence ATGAAGAGAATTCGAATTATCTCTTTTGCACTCGCTGCGGTTGTATTGTTTTTTTTAGTCAAACAAGAATTTCAAATTACAAAATCGTGGCGTGCTTGGAATTTACCCTTATCAGGGAAAGTAATCGTATTAGATGCTGGGCATGGTGGACCAGATGGAGGGGCTGTTGGTGGAAAGGATATTATAGAAAAGGATATTACGCTTGAAATTACAAAAAAGGTACAAGACTATTTACAAGAACAAGGTGCACTAGTTATTTTAACGCGTGAGGGAGATTATGATTTAGCTAACAAAGATACAAAGTCATATAGCAGACGTAAAGCAGAGGATTTAAAAAAACGTGTAGAAATCATCAATAAACCTGATGTAGACTTTTTTGCAAGTATTCATTTAAATGCTTTAACTAGTAGTGGATCGAAAGGCGCACAAACGTTCTATTACCGTTCTTCAATTGAAAATGAACGTGCTGCAAAATTTATACAGGCTGAATTGAGAACAAGTTTAGAGAACACGAATCGTTCTGCTAAGACTATTTCGCATGTGTATTTATTAAAGTATTCTAAAACACCAGGTGCTTTAATTGAAGCTGGCTTTTTATCGAATGTGAACGAAAGGTATATGTTAAATTCGGAGAAATATCAGCAAAAGTTAGCAGCTGCAATATACCGTGGTATATTACGTTATTTCACGGAAAAAGGAAATCCTCCAGAATAA
- a CDS encoding Mrp/NBP35 family ATP-binding protein — protein MVTKEQVVEALEGIVDPFLHKTLKETNAIKEVTVKPEKEHVSVKIAIVKTGTAEQMQLQSGIVKLVKELGAATVGLRFAEFTEEELAQFAPEQQEEQSESLLSPNSKTTFLAVASGKGGVGKSTVSVNLAVALARLGKKVGIIDADIYGFSVPDMMGIEKRPIVRGDKIIPVERLGVKVISMGFFVEDNAPVIWRGPMLGKMLNHFFTEVEWGDLDYLVLDLPPGTGDVALDVHSMLPSCKEIIVTTPHPTAAFVAARAGAMALRTEHSILGVVENMAYFESKVTGEKEYVFGKGGGDKLATELQTNVLGRIPLQQPDWNKEDFAPSVYEDTHTTGIIYSKIAETVIDKTAVTQK, from the coding sequence ATGGTAACGAAAGAGCAAGTGGTTGAAGCGTTAGAAGGGATTGTGGATCCGTTTTTACATAAAACATTAAAAGAAACAAATGCAATTAAAGAGGTAACAGTCAAGCCAGAGAAGGAACATGTGAGTGTCAAAATTGCAATCGTAAAAACCGGTACAGCGGAACAAATGCAGTTGCAGTCTGGAATTGTAAAGTTAGTAAAAGAACTTGGGGCAGCAACAGTTGGACTTCGTTTTGCAGAATTTACAGAAGAGGAATTAGCTCAGTTTGCACCGGAACAACAAGAAGAGCAAAGTGAATCTTTATTGTCACCTAATTCAAAAACAACATTCTTAGCAGTAGCGAGTGGAAAAGGTGGCGTGGGAAAATCAACTGTTTCCGTTAACCTTGCAGTTGCTTTAGCTCGTTTAGGAAAAAAAGTTGGTATTATCGATGCGGACATTTACGGTTTTAGTGTGCCAGACATGATGGGGATAGAAAAACGTCCTATCGTAAGAGGTGACAAAATAATTCCGGTGGAACGTTTAGGTGTAAAGGTAATCTCAATGGGCTTCTTTGTAGAGGATAATGCACCAGTTATTTGGAGAGGACCTATGCTTGGGAAAATGTTAAACCACTTCTTCACAGAAGTAGAATGGGGCGATCTAGATTATTTAGTACTAGATTTGCCACCAGGCACAGGTGATGTTGCGTTAGATGTGCACTCAATGTTGCCATCTTGCAAAGAGATTATTGTAACGACGCCTCATCCAACAGCTGCGTTTGTAGCAGCACGTGCTGGAGCGATGGCATTGCGCACTGAACATAGTATTCTTGGTGTTGTTGAGAATATGGCATATTTTGAAAGTAAGGTAACTGGTGAGAAAGAATATGTATTTGGAAAAGGCGGGGGAGATAAGTTAGCTACCGAATTACAAACGAATGTTCTTGGTCGCATTCCGCTACAACAACCCGATTGGAATAAAGAAGACTTTGCTCCTTCAGTATATGAAGATACACATACAACGGGCATTATTTATAGTAAAATAGCTGAAACAGTAATTGATAAAACAGCTGTTACACAAAAATAA
- the gerD gene encoding spore germination lipoprotein GerD: protein MKRMLFIFVSSFLLIALAACAQGKETKSELDYDQTKKMIVDILKTDQGKKAIQDVLTDEKMKQALILDETVVKKTIEDAMVSDKGQQFWEKLFKDPEFSSKFAKSMGKEQTQLMKTLLKDPEYQAGIIEIMKNPEVEKIMLQTMKSKEYRQYLQQVLTETAESPLFQAKMIDIISKGVQKAEKGGSGKKEAGGDGGSQGEKKEEQ, encoded by the coding sequence ATGAAACGGATGCTATTCATTTTCGTTTCTTCTTTTCTACTTATCGCACTTGCAGCATGCGCACAAGGAAAAGAAACGAAATCCGAACTAGATTACGATCAAACAAAGAAAATGATTGTTGATATTTTAAAAACAGATCAAGGTAAGAAAGCTATTCAAGATGTATTAACTGATGAAAAAATGAAACAAGCACTCATACTAGATGAAACAGTAGTAAAGAAAACGATTGAAGATGCCATGGTATCCGATAAAGGGCAACAATTCTGGGAAAAGCTCTTTAAAGATCCTGAGTTCTCATCAAAGTTTGCTAAAAGTATGGGGAAAGAACAAACTCAATTAATGAAAACCTTACTAAAAGACCCTGAATACCAAGCAGGCATTATAGAAATTATGAAAAATCCTGAAGTAGAAAAAATAATGTTACAAACAATGAAGAGTAAAGAATACCGTCAATATCTACAACAAGTACTAACAGAAACTGCTGAAAGTCCACTCTTCCAAGCCAAGATGATTGATATCATTAGTAAAGGTGTGCAAAAAGCTGAAAAAGGCGGATCTGGTAAGAAAGAAGCAGGCGGTGACGGTGGTTCTCAAGGCGAAAAGAAGGAAGAACAGTAA